A single region of the Vanessa atalanta chromosome Z, ilVanAtal1.2, whole genome shotgun sequence genome encodes:
- the LOC125075792 gene encoding phosphatidylserine lipase ABHD16A — MFKLVMRCFFSPRLFKIYGQGPEETFYEPYGPEKIANKILSTAQTVFNCSIYTSPFICMYIYKRGFFSWDEARFLSYVFGGLGCFIAFTYFMRAIGRASNPGYVDFLNNLNTPSDDQRAYLERIRKYDFEFYAWVPSFKMEQLPSVTWFENIPFVKCANPDLPYYQKVTIQILAYIAIHTFALSLIYPGTLTIIENMLWQFLAEGRAFLVETYNGKRAKIITADGNSIDTMFVDNRLDSSKGNILVICSEGNSGFYEIGIMTTPINAGYSALGWNHPGFGGSTGTPYPRQEQNAIDAVIQYAINELEFEVEDIVLFGWSIGGYTTTWAAINYPDVKGIILDACFDDLLPLAQNQMPKSWNLLVKEVVRSFVNLNIAEMLSKYSGPVQLVRRTEDEVICIKANQLASNRGNFLLISLLQQRHPELFEEESEKPVMDVLQACVALSDQQRIVMSCGELPAIKRKILPMISRYMRDFRSTHCTALPEDQFTSIMEAIING, encoded by the exons ACTTTTTACGAACCATATGGGCCTGAGAAAATTGCCAACAAGATTTTATCAAct GCACAAACAGTATTCAATTGTAGCATTTATACGTCACCATTTATTtgcatgtatatttataaaagaggcTTTTTCTCATGGGATGAGGCAAGGTTTCTTAGCTATGTATTTGGTGGCCTGGGATGCTTCATAGCTTTTACCTATTTTATGAGAGCCATCGGAAGAGCAAGTAACCCAGGATATGTTGATTTTTTGAACAACCTCAATACCCCAAGTGATGATCAAAGAGCTTACTTAGAACGGATCAGGAAATATGATTTCGAATTTTATGCTTGGGTTCCTTCGTTTAAAATGGAGCAATTACCAag TGTAACTTGGTTTGAAAACATACCATTTGTTAAATGTGCTAATCCGGATTTACCATACTATCAGAAAGTGACTATACAAATACTAGCATATATTGCTATACATACTTTTGCCCTTAGCCTCATCTACCCAGGCACACTTACCATTATTGAGAACATGTTGT ggCAATTCCTTGCTGAAGGTCGGGCATTTCTTGTTGAGACTTATAATGGAAAGAGAGCAAAAATCATTACAGCTGATGGCAATTCCATTGATACAATGTTTGTTGATAATAGGCTTGATTCTTCAAAAGGCAATATACTTGTCATTTGCAGTGAAGGAAATTCTGGTTTTTATGAAATTGGAATTATGACTACACCAATTAATGCAGGGTATTCTGCATTAGGATGGAATCATCCAGGATTTGGTGGCAGCACT ggtaCACCATATCCTCGCCAAGAACAAAATGCCATTGATGCAGTTATACAGTATGCCATTAATGAGCTAGAATTTGAAGTTGAAGACATAGTACTATTTGGGTGGAGTATTGGAGGCTATACAACAACATGGGCAGCCATTAACTATCCTGACGTCAAAGGAATT ATTTTAGATGCGTGTTTTGACGACCTGCTACCCTTGGCTCAAAATCAAATGCCCAAGTCTTGGAACTTGCTGGTAAAAGAAGTTGTACGATCTTTTGTTAATCTGAATATAGCTGAGATGTTATCCAAATATTCTGGACCAGTGCAGCTAGTGCGACGAACTGAAGATGAAGTTATTTGTATCAA AGCAAACCAACTGGCATCAAATCGTGGGAATTTTCTGCTAATTTCGTTATTACAACAACGACATCCTGAGCTATTTGAAGAAGAGTCAGAAAAACCTGTCATGGATGTTCTCCAAGCATGCGTTGCTTTATCAGACCAACAACGTATTGTAATGTCATGTGGAGAACTGCCTGCGATCAAGCGAAAAATATTGCCAATG atttcaaGGTACATGCGTGATTTTCGATCAACCCATTGCACTGCATTGCCAGAGGATCAGTTTACATCAATAATGGAAGCAATTATTAATGgttaa
- the LOC125076081 gene encoding atypical kinase COQ8B, mitochondrial, whose protein sequence is MSHINDLIGVVRGLRHVIDAGLKLQQESARLIWNNSSLKQPLQNCSLNPIINYKPNPDLLNDAFGRAEVVVQGIKQYITMNNLNSNSTVADASMAMDPKLQEDIDMLNKQFNETFESLKQAQKKIVSTVNVPPVEELTKPLDQIQTDNVLDKIPANDNAVTKQFYEPTPQMLKASTSSAPKPVARKKIKVSLSENSKERVVPSSRIGRMISFGSLAAGLGVGTVAQYARNTLQSVTGKPDETSNIFLSPANAERIVDTLCKVRGAALKLGQLLSIQDESVIPSDLQKIFDRVRQSADFMPKWQVDRVMSSQLGENWRNLIQHFEEQPFAAASIGQVHLAVLHSGQEVAIKVQYPGVAKGINSDIDNLVGVLKVWNVFPKGLFIDNIVEVAKKELSWEVDYVREAECTKKFKQILAPYPEYYIPSVIDELCAQEVITTELIDGTPLDKLFDADYEVRYDIAYKIMQLCLREMFILRCMQTDPNWANFFYNTNTKQVILLDFGATREYSKEFMDQYIEIIKAASEKDREAILHKSREMKFLTGYESKVMEESHVDTVLIMGEIFTSKGSGEFDFGAQKTTRRIQAIAPTILTHRLCPPPEEIYSLHRKLSGVFLLCSKLKVKMNCRDMFQDIYRQYKANATN, encoded by the exons ATGTCACATATTAATGACTTGATAGGTGTAGTCAGAGGCCTTCGCCATGTAATAGATGCGGGATTAAAGTTACAACAGGAAAGTGCTAGACTAATCTGGAATAACTCTAGCCTAAAACAACCTCTTCAGAATTGCTCACTTAACCCAATCATAAATTACAAACCTAACCCAGACTTACTCAATGATGCTTTTGGAAGAGCTGAGGTGGTTGTGCAGGGTATTAAACAATACATaactatgaataatttaaattcaaatagtaCTGTAGCAGATGCGTCAATGGCCATGGATCCAAAATTGCAAGAAGACATTGATATGCTAAACAAACAGTTCAATGAAACATTTGAGAGCTTAAAGCAAGCACAAAAGAAAATTGTGTCCACTGTTAATGTGCCTCCGGTTGAAGAACTCACTAAACCATTAGATCAGATACAAACTGACAATGTTTTGGATAAAATACCAGCTAATGATAATGCAGTTACAAAGCAATTCTATGAACCCACACCGCAGATGTTAAAAGCTTCAACCAGTTCTGCTCCTAAACCGGTTGcaagaaagaaaataaaggtTTCA CTAAGTGAGAATTCAAAGGAACGTGTGGTGCCATCTTCTCGTATTGGTAGAATGATATCCTTTGGCTCCCTGGCTGCCGGTCTCGGTGTAGGCACAGTGGCACAGTATGCTCGGAACACTTTACAGTCTGTAACCGGAAAACCTGATGAAACTTCGAATATATTCTTGTCACCCGCCAATGCAGAAAGAATTGTAGACACATTGTGTAAAGTCAGAG GTGCTGCTCTTAAACTGGGTCAGCTACTAAGCATCCAAGATGAATCAGTCATCCCGTCAGATCTCCAGAAAATATTTGACCGTGTCCGTCAATCAGCGGATTTCATGCCTAAATGGCAAGTGGACAGAGTTATGAGCTCTCAGCTGGGAGAGAACTGGCGCAATTTAATTCAGCACTTTGAAGAGCAACCTTTTGCTGCTGCCTCCATAG GTCAAGTGCACTTAGCAGTTCTTCACAGTGGGCAAGAGGTGGCTATTAAAGTGCAGTATCCCGGCGTCGCGAAAGGCATTAACAGCGATATAGACAACCTTGTTGGCGTTCTTAAA GTGTGGAACGTGTTTCCTAAAGGTCTGTTCATCGACAATATAGTCGAGGTCGCTAAGAAGGAGTTGTCTTGGGAGGTGGACTACGTACGTGAAGCAGAATGTACGAAGAAGTTCAAGCAGATTCTAGCACCCTATCCTGAGTACTACATACCGTCGGTTATAG ATGAACTCTGCGCTCAAGAAGTGATTACGACCGAACTGATCGACGGGACGCCGCTAGACAAGTTGTTTGATGCGGATTACGAGGTGCGATACGACATCGCTTACAAGATAATGCAGCTTTGCTTGAGAGAAATGTTCATACTGCGCTGCATGCAGACAGATCCGAACTGGGCGAACTTTTTCTATAACACGAATACAAAACaa GTGATTTTGTTGGATTTCGGCGCAACTCGTGAATATTCCAAAGAGTTCATGGACCAgtacattgaaataattaaagcgGCTTCAGAGAAAGACCGAGAAGCGATCTTGCACAAGTCTCGTGAAATGAAGTTCCTCACCGGATACGAGTCGAAG GTAATGGAAGAGTCGCACGTCGACACAGTCTTGATAATGGGGGAAATTTTTACGAGCAAGGGATCTGGTGAATTCGACTTCGGCGCTCAGAAGACAACGAGACGCATCCAGGCCATCGCACCAACAATCCTCACCCACAGGCTGTGTCCCCCGCCAGAGGAAATATATTCATTGCACAGAAAACTCTCTGGCGTCTTCCTACTCTGTTCGAAGCTGAAAGTGAAAATGAACTGCCGCGACATGTTCCAAGACATATATCGTCAGTATAAAGCGAACGCAACTAACTAA